ATAGGAACTCATCGTCACGACATCAGCCTCGATTTCAGTGCCTTCTGCCAGCAGTTTCCCTCCTAATTCAGATGTGCCTAATGATTGAAGGACATATTTCCCTTCGTATCCGGCATCTTTCAAGGAAGTCTCCATTGCTGCAGTGGCTTCTTCATCACCATTCGTATAAATGACCACTTTTTCCTCATCTGCTTTGCCGCTGTTACGGCCCACCAATACAAATACCAAACCTAAAGCAACTAGAGACAGTAAGGCTATCTTCATCGTTTTAAACATAATATCCCCCTCATTAATGTTTGAATTGTCTTTTTTGATAATGATCACAAAGCAGCTTCACGACTAGATTTGTAAAAAAGATAAGTAAAGACAGGATGAATATTTCATTGAATTTGGCAAAATGCTGAAGCTCTTTAATTTTACTGGCCACCAATGTGGTTTGGGCGGTGACCAAAAAGATGATTCCGCTGATCGTCACCATACTATTGATGAAATAGTAGCTGAACATCTCGATGACCGTTGATGCCGAGTTAGGCAGGATGACACGATGAATTGTCCTGATCCAGCTATCCCCTAATAGATTCCCGGTGGTTTCCCAAGCAGGGTTCATTTTGGATAAAGAGTTCTTCGCCATTAAATAGGGTGTCGTAAAGAAATGGACCATGTTACATAGAATGATGATGGCAAAGGTCCCCTTCCAGCTGCTGCCGTTGAACAGCAGCAAATACGATAAACCCAACACCATTCCCGGTACTGTATTCGTCAACATCGAAATGACATCCATTGACGACTTCCCCTTAAGAGGCGTCCGGACATTCAAAACAGCCGAGCTAAAGGCGATGAACGTTCCCAGTACGGCCGTCATCAAGGCGACGAATAAGGAGTTTTTATAGACTGCCGTTAAATCGCTCGATTGGAATGTGTCGATAAAGTGCTTAAAGGTGAACGAGAGATCGTAAGGGAAACTAGTTAAAAATGGTGCAATGAACATGACCGCAAATACTGAAAACATCCCTATTAAGACCAGCAGCGAGATACCCCCAAAGCATATATCCCTACCTTTGTGCTGCGTCAATTCGATATCGCTGAACTTATCATAATGAAAGTTCAGTTTTTCGAGATAGTTTAATAGGAAAACACTGAATACTACCGGAATGAGCATGAGAATGGCAATCACTGCACCATTATTGAAATCAGGGATCGAACCTAGCATGACTTGATACAGTTGCGTCGCAACAACGGAGTAAGTCCCGCCGACTGAAGCCGGTATCCCAAAATCGGTAAAGCTCAAGATGAAGGAAAGTACAAAAGCTCCACCCAAAGTTCCCGCCAATGGCCGTATGATCGTATTCATGAAACTTCTTATCGTTCCGTCACCCATTAATTTTGAAACGATGATGAACTTTTTATCCATGTACTTGAAGGAATTATTAATGAGAAGAAACGCTGATGGCAATGTATAAATCACATAACCTATCAATAATCCATTAAATCCGTATATATCGAATAGATTCCTTCCAAAAATCTTCGTTATGATCCCTTGATTGCCGAAGGAGTAAATGATCGCGAACCCGAATGTGATTGTCGGCAGCAGCATCGGAATTAGGATCCCTGTTTTAATTACACTTTTTAATGGCCTATATAATCGGGTGCAATGGATGGAATAGGCCAGGAAAAAGGCTAAAACGGTCGTAATGACGGCTGTGAGACCTGAGATTTTCACGCTGTTTCCAAATGACTTCATCAGCTCTGCATTTGAAAGCACCGTTAGATAATTCGAGAGATTGATTCCATCAGCCGTTTCAAAAGAACGGACGAACAATGTGCCAATCGGCAAGAAAAGAAAAGCGGCAAATAGCAGTAAGATAGGTATATAAATGACTCTCATTGCCGGTTTTACATCAGGCATACTTTTCACCGAATAAGTTATAAATATTTTCTCTCTTGATCTCCAGTTGCTTAAGAATGAATTGCTTAACAAAATCATTGGCTGGCTGATTGATGATTTCTTGTGGTGATCCAAATTGAGAAATATTCCCTTGATTAATGATCAATATTTTATCGGACATCGTCAAAGCCTCTTCCGGGTCATGTGTCACTATAATCGTCGTCAGCTTATATTCCCGGGCAATGGATTTGATGCGTTCCTTTATCGATTCCTTGATCACACCATCCAAAGCACTCAGTGGCTCATCAAGTAATAAGATCTTCGGTTTCATTACAAGAGTCCTTGCGATCGAAACCCTTTGTTTCTGACCCCCGGATAATTCGCTGATCCTTTTTTTCAAATGCGGTGTCAATTCCAGGAAATCGATGTATTCCTGTAGCTCTTCCTTGGAAACGGATCCCTTCCTGTTCCTCAATCCATAAACGATATTTTCATAGGCGTTTAAATGAGGGAAAAGAGCGTAATCCTGGAAAACGATATTAAATCCCCGGTCTTTCATGGGCACGTTACTCAAATCGACATCATTGAAAATGATTTTTCCATGATTGATACCCGTCAAGCCCAAAATTATATGTAATAAAGTAGTTTTGCCGCTTCCACTTGGTCCTAATAGTGAAACGATCTCCCCCGTTTTAATTTCAAGATTTATATTATCCAAAACTGATTTTCCATCGAATTGCTTGCTAATATTTTGTAATTTTAGCAAACCGTTCACCTCCTTTAATACACCCTTAGTATAAAAGTCATTTGTAAAACGAATTTGAGATTTTTGTAAATACTATGTAAATATTGAACACTTCTTTACTAACTTCATACTAACTTTTGACCAACTAGTGATATTTTTATCATCTACTTATTGAATATATTCATGGTACACAGTACACTTAAAATGAATATCAGGAAGAAAGATATGAAGAATAGGCGGGTGAAACTTATGCTTCCTCTTGAAAGGCAAAAGAAGATCATCGAGTTATTAACGATTAGAAAAGTTATGAAAATTGCCGAGCTTACTGAAGAACTGCAAGTTTCCATCGAAACCATCAGAAGGGATATGAACCTTCTTACAAGGCAAGGAAAAATAGAAAAGATCTACGGCGGCGTTAAACTGGTTCAATCGAAGTTTGGAGAATCGACAATAGATGAACGGATGTTCAGTCAATTAGAAGAAAAGGAAACCATCGCCCAAAAATGCAGTGAGTATATTGACGATGGTGATTGCATTTATATCGATAGTGGTTCGACAACCTATCAAATCGCTAAATATATAAAACAGAAAAAGAAACTGACCGTGATAACCAGTTCGATCCCTGTTGTAAATGAGCTCATTCATAGCGATATCGAGATCTTGATCATAGGGGGGAAAGTCAGGCAAAATGAACAATCCATTGTTGCATTTGACTACTTATTCAACTTTAGTGAATTGAATATTTCAAAGGCATTCATTTGTGCGAGTGGCATAACCGTTGAAAAAGGCATATCCGACTATAATTTAGAAGAAGCAAATACACGAAAAAAAATCATTGATTTATCTCAAGAAGTCTATGTTGCCGCTGACAGCTCAAAGTTCGGGAAAGACGTGACCATCGGGATATCGTCACTGGATAAAATCGATTACATCATCACTGACGATCATGTACATAAAGATTTCATCTCTTCGTTTAAAGAGACCGACACACATTTGATTCTTTCTTAAAAGCAAGAAAAAACGGGAACTATACAGTAGTATAGTTCCCGTTTTTCAGTTTGTAGCCAAAAGGGGGTCGGCGAATGCCAAATGCATTTGGAATGAAGAACGTGTTTGAACAAAGGGGATTGGAACGGAAGGTATGAGACTCCTGCGGGAAAAGCGTGTCCAGGGGAGACCCCGCAGGCGCAAAAGCGCCGAGGAGGCTCCCGGACCGCCCGCGGAAAGCGAGTGCCTGGAGTGGAAATCAACGTACCAAATTCCTTTCTCCACAAGCTACCCGTTAATACTGCTGCAGAAAGTCCACACACATGCTTGCATTTATATCAAGATGAATTTCTCCTGGATCCCTCAATTTATAGGAATGGTTGTGCTGGATTCCCGTTTAACGGTTCCGGACAAATAAAAAATGCCCTTTCATACCAGGGCATTTTCATGATCCAATTAATTTACGAATAGATATAACTTTCTATGATATTCCACAAATGCCTGCTGGTCCTTTTCCGTGTAGTCCATCCACTTTACTTTCTTGCATCTTTCCTCTAATCTCTCATTCAGTTCATCTTCTATTTCATTCATGAAACGAATGATTTCCCCATAAGGCATATTGAAATGACGGGCTGCGAGCCTGGGCGGAGAATGCTTTACCAGCAATCTCATGAATTGATCGACCGTGTCTGCCTTCGATGCAAGATAATCTTCTTCGTTCACGATGAATTCATACACTTGTTTTTTGACGCCAGAAAGTCTGGTTACTTCGTCGCGCAATAAAAACTCCATTAATCTTTCGTTCATATGGCTCTACCTCGAATTGGTTTATATTTAAATCCTTTTAGATATGTATGTAAAATCTATACTGCCCGATACCTCATTATGACATCGTAACCGCAAGCCATCAAGCACCTATTAATACACAAAGCGTAATAATTACGATTTATGATCATTTTAAGTAAAGTAACATGTACATGCCTTAAAAGTCAACGTTCGTGTTGTGTGACATCTCGAATCTCTAATCTCGAAATGCATATTAAGCGTCCTGTATTGGCAAAATATGTTCAAGAATGGAAAAACTCTTTATTAATTTTGTATATGTTTAAAGAATAATTTTGTTAAAATTTGATATAATAAATGTAATATTTAGTCAATTAGTATCTTTTCCTAGAATTTGCTTTTGCAAAGGGGTAGAATGAAGCTAATGACATCTTATTTTTTCTAAATGTTTCCGAGGAGTTATAGGGTGGGTATAGCAAGTACATAGTGACAGCTGAAATGCTGTCCGACATATCGGTTGTTTTCATTTGTTCAAAATAACAATGAAAAGAATAAGGAGTGATTTTTTGAAACCTTCAACAAATCGCATGTTAACCCGTATTAAATCCGTTTATATGTTCATTAGTAATAACGGTACGGTTTCTACTCAAGAGCTTGTAGAAGAATTTGGCATCACTCCTCGAACTGTGCAGCGCGATTTAAATGTCTTAGCATACAATGACCTTGTTCAAAGCCCAAGCCGAGGCCTTTGGACTACAACAAGTAAAAAGGTGAAGATGTCATCGTAAAAAGAACGACCACCCGAACAGGATCGATATGTAAAATACTTTGAGGCGGACAATTTTTGTCCGCCTCATTTTTTGTTTCCACATATCATTCAGCCGGTTGACCCGCCTTTAACTGTTCAAGTTCCTCCGCCGTCAACTCACGGTATTCACCAAGCTCAAGTTCCTCATCAAGCTGTAAACTACCCATGGAAAGACGCTTTAGGTAGACGACACGTTTGCCAACGGCCTCAAACATCCGCTTCACCTGATGGAACTTCCCTTCCATGATCGTCAGCTCGATATCCGATGTCAGACCTGATTTTAAAATGTTCAATTCACCTGGTTTTGTTTCGTATCCATCATCTAAGGTCACACCGTTGCGGAATGCCTCGATATCCCGTTCCGTCACTTCGCCATCAATGACCGCAAAATATGTTTTAGGGACATGTTTCTTCGGGGAAAGCAGTTGATGGGCAAGCTTTCCGTCATTCGTGATCAGCAATAAACCTTCTGTGTCCTTATCAAGACGGCCTACAGGAAATGGCTCGAAAACCGAATCTTCCGGCTCCAAGATGTCGATGACCGTTTCTTGGTAGTTGTCTTCCGTTGCCGACAATACGCCTGGCGGTTTATTCATCATTAAATAGATGAATTCCCTATATTCAACCCGTTCACCATGAACCGTCACGATTTCCGTATCAGGGTCCACTTGTTCCTTCGGGTCCTTGAGCAGCCTGTCATTGACCTTGACGGCTCCGGATTTCAGGAGCTTTTTCACTTCTTTCCTGCTGCCATAACCAATATTGGATAAAATCTTATCAATTCTCATCGTTTCCTCCTAAAGCCTTTTCCGTAAAAAGCCTTGCCCACTTTAATGAAAGGCAAGGCCACTATATTTTAATTTGGGGATTAACCATTCAATACCCTTTTTTATACACATCAAACTTCCAGCTTATAATCCTAATTTAGCTTTTAACCGATCGATCCGGGCACCGAACAAACGGTGGGCAAGTTTGCTTTTCAAGGCAAGCGCCGTATAAATGAGCGCTCCAAAAATTGCACAAACGGCCACGATCAAAATCGCCTGGAATCGCCCTTCCGTTGTAAGCCACAGCGATAATAAACTGTTCATGCCCCATGCAGCCAGTCCCATTATCACTGAAAAAACAGAAATCAAAACAGATCGTCTGATGGTAAGGCTGTAACGATATCCAGTAAAGTAGGTAATGACATACAAATTCAGCAGCACAGCAGCCAAGTAGCCGAATGCAGTAGCATAAACGGATCCTTCCGTTTCAAACAACTTGATCAAGGGGATATTCAAGCTCAATTTGATTAAAAAGCCCACAAGCAGGCTGAGCACCGTATATTTTTGCTGATTGATCCCTTGTAAAATGGCCGCCGAAACGGAAAAAAGCGCAAACAAGATGGAAACGGGCGCATATGCCTTCAGGACGCTGATTCCAAGTGGATCATGGCTGTAAAAGGCACTATAGATTGGATCGGCTAGCACCGACATGCCAACGACCGCCGGTATCGTAATGAACAACAAAATTTGGAAAGCTTGGTTCAGCTGGCGGTTTAACTCTTCCGAATCCTCGCTTACATATGCCTTCGTCACCGAAGGGAGAAGCGCCATTGAAAACCCGGTTGCAAGCGTCATCGGAATCAAGACAAGCTTCTGGGCATATACATTCAACACCCCAAGGGCATCTTCTGCGACATGCTGCAGCCCGATGGACGACATCGCCTTATTGAAAGACAATAAGTCCGCAAATTGAAACAATGGCATCGCGATTCCGACGAATATGAAAGGAATCGACGATAGAAATATTTCTTTATAGATCTCCTTCAGGGAAATTTCCATCGTCCCCCGGTCTTTCTTCATCAAGCTGTCCAAATGGGGTTTTTGTTTTTTCCAATACCAAAATAACACTACTAAACCACCGACAGCCCCGACCGTCGCCGCGAAGGTAGCCATTTGGATGGCCCTCACTAACTCTCCATCAAGGACATTCAAAACAACATACACACCGGCCAAAAGGAACACGATGCGGACAATTTGTTCGATAACCTGAGATATCGCCGTTGGCTCCATCGCTTCATGACCTTGAAAGAAGCCGCGGATGATGCTCATGAACGGTACAAAAATCAAGGCGAAGCTGACTGCCCGTATGATCTCCGTGACCGCTTCGACATCTTCCTGCTTGACCCCAAAGACTCCAGTGAACATCGGTGCCATCGTATAGAGAATCAAAAAAGCAAGAAAACCGGTGACAACCATTAATTTCAGGCTCGATTTAAATAACTTCTCACCGACGGCGTACTCCTCGAGCGCATTATACTTCGAAATGAATTTAGAAACAGCAAGCGGCATGCCTGCCGTTGCAAAGCTAATGAAAATGGTATATGGAACGTACCCATATTGATAAAGGGTAGCCCCTTTATTCCCAACCATATGTTCAAATGGGATGACGTAAAATAAACCAAGTACCTTGGAAATAATCGCTCCCAGCGTTAATATAAAAGCCCCTTTTAAAAACTTAGATGACATCTAATCCCTTCCTGCCTCTGTCAGTTACGTTTCACACGCTCTTTATCTTATCATATTAAAGTATTTTTTCTATAGAAAACTACAATCAAGTTTATCGTTTTCGAAGATAATACACAAACAAATAATTCCTTTTTTTCTACATTCGCAATCTGACGGGCTCTTGCTATATAATGAAGGGACTGAAAATGATAAAGTGGTGATCAATTTGAAATATGATGTAGTGGTAATTGGCGGCGGTCCTTCCGGATTGATGGCAGCAATAGCAGCCGGGGAAAAAGGGGCCAATGTCTTGTTAGTGGATAAGGGCGAGAAGCTTGGCAGGAAGCTTGCCATCTCGGGCGGCGGACGCTGCAACGTGACGAACAGGCTCTCAATCGATGAAATCATTCAGCATATCCCTGGTAACGGGCGATTTCTATACAGTGCTTTCTCAGAGTTCAATAATGAAGACATTATTCAATTCTTTGAAAAATTGGGCGTGGCCCTTAAAGAAGAGGACCATGGCCGGATGTTCCCTGTCAACGATAAAGCGCAAAGTGTCGTGGATGCCCTTCTGACGCGCCTGTCTAATTTAAAAGTAACGATCTATAAGAACTCTCCAGTTGCGGAAGTTCTCTATGAACATGGAAAAACAAGCGGTGTCCGGTTAAAAGATGGACAGACCATTGATACAGATGCAGTCGTGATTGCAGTCGGCGGGAAATCAGTTCCCCACACCGGTTCAACCGGCGACGGCTACGCATGGGCTAAAAAGGCGGGGCATACGATTACTGAACTGTTCCCAACTGAAGTTCCCGTACTTAGCCATGAAACATTCATTAAAGATCGCACACTTCAAGGTCTCGCACTTCGCGATGTTTCATTGAGTGTCCTTAATCCAAAGGGCAAGGCCCTGATCACACACCAAATGGATATGCTCTTCACCCATTTCGGCGTCTCCGGTCCAGCTGTTCTAAGATGCAGCCAATTCGTCGTGAAAGCGATGAAAAAATGGAACCTGTCGGAAGTGACAATGAAACTCGATGCCCTGCCGGACCGAAATAAGGAAGAGGTCTTTCAAGACATCATGAAGGAAATCAAAGCCGAACCGAAAAAAGCCATTAAAAATACCTTAAAAGGTTTAGTTCCTGAACGATACCTTCACTTTCTGCTTGAGCGAAGCGGCATTGACCTTCAAGAACAAGGAGCGACGATATCAAATGAAAAAATCCGCCACTTTGCAGAGTTATGCAAGGACTTCCAATTCGGAGTACACGGCACCCAGCCGCTAGAAAAAGCCTTCGTAACGGGCGGAGGCGTATCCGTCAAAGAAATACACCCAAAAGAAATGGCATCCAAACTGATGGACGGACTGTATTTCTGCGGTGAAATTCTGGATATACACGGATACACAGGCGGCTATAATATCACATCGGCATTAGTAACAGGAAGACTCGCCGGAATGAATGCAGCCATGTATGCCCGTTCATAATTCCTAAAAAGAGGCTGATCCAAGCGGATCAGCCTCTTTTAATGCGATCGTTATTTGGCCGTCCCGCAGTTTTCCAGTCCGCACCCGCGCCGTCTCTTTTATCCGGTTTTCCCGTTTAAAATATTTCTGGATGATAGCGAAAAGCTTCGAGGTCAATGGTATTCCGTTCCGTGAATGTAATGCCTTCACTCTCGAGCATCGCCTTCTGGTGTTCTGCAGCGCCCTCTGCTTTTATGCCGATTTCTCCCTTGGCATTAATTACCCGGTGCCAAGGAAGGTCATGTTTTTTGCTGCTTGAATGAAGGATCCTTACGACCTGCCTTGCACCGCGCGGACTACCGGCGAGCTGTCCGATTTGACCATATGTCATCACTTTACCGCAAGGGATGTGTTGAATGATATTAATTACCCGTTCAGTAAAACTTTCCAAATAACTCGCCCCTTTTATTCTATCCGTTTGCTAACATCGTGATTTTTTCATCGGTTATCAGGACCCCATGATGCTTGATCAAGTTTGTTTTAAGCTCGTCAGGCATTCTGCAGTCATCGTATGCACAAACAGAAATCAATCCTCGTTCCTTGATCAGTTTGTCGATTCCTTTTTCATATTCGCCTATCGCTAAGCTGACTTGATCGTTATGGCCCCATTCAACATGGCCCCAAGTCCGCACGTGCTGATTGCGTTTATTGTATATATCGATATTTTCCAAGAAATAATTAACCATCGTCGAAGGATGGAAGTCTCCATGAAAACAATAAAAATCAAAATTATTCATAAGATGCACTTGCTCCAATTGCTCCTCATTTAAATGAAGCTGCAATTTCTTATACACGAAAGGAAAGATACGGTCATTTTCGACGACCAGGATATGGTCTCCCTGTTCAACACCGGCAATGATGAAAGTTGCCTCATTTTCAATGTAGGCTTCCAATTCATTAAAACAGTAGAAAATATGGCCACCATCCGTTTGCTGTATATTTTCTAATAGTTGTATCATTTTATTATCCAAAATGGTTCACTCCTTCAAATACACCAGTCCGCACTATGTATTATGTATAACTCTAACCATTATCTCCGTATTTGTAAAATTCATAGAAGAATATAGTCAGTTTTTCCTAATGTCATCTGTTATGATCGGGAATTTCGTTGAGTCGAATTGAGGCTGCATTTAGTCCACTCAACCGCTCATCCCGGCAAGTTTCTCGGCAGACGAAGTGACACAAGTCGATAACCCGATGGAGCGTCAAGGCCAACCATTTGAACTGGCTCCCACCTTTGTCTATCTCGCTTCTGATGATTCCCGTTTTGTGACGGGACAAACATTACATGTCAACGGCGGGGAAGCGACATTGTCATAATTTCCACATCGAATATGCCCCCTCCCCGGGAAGTCA
The DNA window shown above is from Peribacillus sp. FSL P2-0133 and carries:
- a CDS encoding DeoR/GlpR family DNA-binding transcription regulator, which gives rise to MLPLERQKKIIELLTIRKVMKIAELTEELQVSIETIRRDMNLLTRQGKIEKIYGGVKLVQSKFGESTIDERMFSQLEEKETIAQKCSEYIDDGDCIYIDSGSTTYQIAKYIKQKKKLTVITSSIPVVNELIHSDIEILIIGGKVRQNEQSIVAFDYLFNFSELNISKAFICASGITVEKGISDYNLEEANTRKKIIDLSQEVYVAADSSKFGKDVTIGISSLDKIDYIITDDHVHKDFISSFKETDTHLILS
- a CDS encoding NAD(P)/FAD-dependent oxidoreductase produces the protein MKYDVVVIGGGPSGLMAAIAAGEKGANVLLVDKGEKLGRKLAISGGGRCNVTNRLSIDEIIQHIPGNGRFLYSAFSEFNNEDIIQFFEKLGVALKEEDHGRMFPVNDKAQSVVDALLTRLSNLKVTIYKNSPVAEVLYEHGKTSGVRLKDGQTIDTDAVVIAVGGKSVPHTGSTGDGYAWAKKAGHTITELFPTEVPVLSHETFIKDRTLQGLALRDVSLSVLNPKGKALITHQMDMLFTHFGVSGPAVLRCSQFVVKAMKKWNLSEVTMKLDALPDRNKEEVFQDIMKEIKAEPKKAIKNTLKGLVPERYLHFLLERSGIDLQEQGATISNEKIRHFAELCKDFQFGVHGTQPLEKAFVTGGGVSVKEIHPKEMASKLMDGLYFCGEILDIHGYTGGYNITSALVTGRLAGMNAAMYARS
- a CDS encoding ABC transporter ATP-binding protein encodes the protein MLKLQNISKQFDGKSVLDNINLEIKTGEIVSLLGPSGSGKTTLLHIILGLTGINHGKIIFNDVDLSNVPMKDRGFNIVFQDYALFPHLNAYENIVYGLRNRKGSVSKEELQEYIDFLELTPHLKKRISELSGGQKQRVSIARTLVMKPKILLLDEPLSALDGVIKESIKERIKSIAREYKLTTIIVTHDPEEALTMSDKILIINQGNISQFGSPQEIINQPANDFVKQFILKQLEIKRENIYNLFGEKYA
- a CDS encoding pseudouridine synthase, with product MRIDKILSNIGYGSRKEVKKLLKSGAVKVNDRLLKDPKEQVDPDTEIVTVHGERVEYREFIYLMMNKPPGVLSATEDNYQETVIDILEPEDSVFEPFPVGRLDKDTEGLLLITNDGKLAHQLLSPKKHVPKTYFAVIDGEVTERDIEAFRNGVTLDDGYETKPGELNILKSGLTSDIELTIMEGKFHQVKRMFEAVGKRVVYLKRLSMGSLQLDEELELGEYRELTAEELEQLKAGQPAE
- a CDS encoding MGMT family protein, translating into MESFTERVINIIQHIPCGKVMTYGQIGQLAGSPRGARQVVRILHSSSKKHDLPWHRVINAKGEIGIKAEGAAEHQKAMLESEGITFTERNTIDLEAFRYHPEIF
- a CDS encoding MEDS domain-containing protein, with product MDNKMIQLLENIQQTDGGHIFYCFNELEAYIENEATFIIAGVEQGDHILVVENDRIFPFVYKKLQLHLNEEQLEQVHLMNNFDFYCFHGDFHPSTMVNYFLENIDIYNKRNQHVRTWGHVEWGHNDQVSLAIGEYEKGIDKLIKERGLISVCAYDDCRMPDELKTNLIKHHGVLITDEKITMLANG
- a CDS encoding ABC transporter permease subunit is translated as MPDVKPAMRVIYIPILLLFAAFLFLPIGTLFVRSFETADGINLSNYLTVLSNAELMKSFGNSVKISGLTAVITTVLAFFLAYSIHCTRLYRPLKSVIKTGILIPMLLPTITFGFAIIYSFGNQGIITKIFGRNLFDIYGFNGLLIGYVIYTLPSAFLLINNSFKYMDKKFIIVSKLMGDGTIRSFMNTIIRPLAGTLGGAFVLSFILSFTDFGIPASVGGTYSVVATQLYQVMLGSIPDFNNGAVIAILMLIPVVFSVFLLNYLEKLNFHYDKFSDIELTQHKGRDICFGGISLLVLIGMFSVFAVMFIAPFLTSFPYDLSFTFKHFIDTFQSSDLTAVYKNSLFVALMTAVLGTFIAFSSAVLNVRTPLKGKSSMDVISMLTNTVPGMVLGLSYLLLFNGSSWKGTFAIIILCNMVHFFTTPYLMAKNSLSKMNPAWETTGNLLGDSWIRTIHRVILPNSASTVIEMFSYYFINSMVTISGIIFLVTAQTTLVASKIKELQHFAKFNEIFILSLLIFFTNLVVKLLCDHYQKRQFKH
- a CDS encoding polysaccharide biosynthesis protein, whose product is MSSKFLKGAFILTLGAIISKVLGLFYVIPFEHMVGNKGATLYQYGYVPYTIFISFATAGMPLAVSKFISKYNALEEYAVGEKLFKSSLKLMVVTGFLAFLILYTMAPMFTGVFGVKQEDVEAVTEIIRAVSFALIFVPFMSIIRGFFQGHEAMEPTAISQVIEQIVRIVFLLAGVYVVLNVLDGELVRAIQMATFAATVGAVGGLVVLFWYWKKQKPHLDSLMKKDRGTMEISLKEIYKEIFLSSIPFIFVGIAMPLFQFADLLSFNKAMSSIGLQHVAEDALGVLNVYAQKLVLIPMTLATGFSMALLPSVTKAYVSEDSEELNRQLNQAFQILLFITIPAVVGMSVLADPIYSAFYSHDPLGISVLKAYAPVSILFALFSVSAAILQGINQQKYTVLSLLVGFLIKLSLNIPLIKLFETEGSVYATAFGYLAAVLLNLYVITYFTGYRYSLTIRRSVLISVFSVIMGLAAWGMNSLLSLWLTTEGRFQAILIVAVCAIFGALIYTALALKSKLAHRLFGARIDRLKAKLGL
- a CDS encoding DeoR family transcriptional regulator, with the protein product MKPSTNRMLTRIKSVYMFISNNGTVSTQELVEEFGITPRTVQRDLNVLAYNDLVQSPSRGLWTTTSKKVKMSS